From the genome of Geoglobus ahangari, one region includes:
- the cbiQ gene encoding cobalt ECF transporter T component CbiQ has protein sequence MHETLEEVQMTSRKPINGDLKVYFSLFSLLFVVLSGKVSVYLAALAIFSALSIYAAGRHYLRLMKVPSYFLIPSAIIIAFFIPGSSISIPLPISPTKEGVELAFFTLMRSYASLSVLFFMILTTSIPEVFAALKRLRLPAFVVEMSLLVYRAIQVLMDELDRLDRSASSRLGYASKRAFLRTSSLLAYSLFMKSLERSEKMNMAMESRCYSGEMPVRSEESSGYALCLVISLVLIALWLEVGA, from the coding sequence ATGCACGAAACCCTCGAAGAGGTTCAGATGACCTCGAGGAAGCCGATAAACGGTGACCTCAAGGTCTACTTCTCTCTCTTTTCTCTCCTTTTTGTCGTGCTCAGCGGAAAGGTGTCCGTATATCTCGCAGCACTGGCAATCTTCAGCGCCCTCTCGATCTATGCCGCCGGCAGACACTACCTGAGGCTGATGAAGGTTCCCTCGTACTTCCTGATACCGAGCGCGATCATAATCGCGTTCTTCATTCCGGGCAGCAGCATCTCGATCCCTCTCCCCATCAGCCCGACAAAGGAGGGCGTGGAGCTTGCCTTCTTCACGCTCATGAGGTCATACGCCTCGCTGTCCGTGCTGTTCTTCATGATTCTCACGACCTCTATCCCCGAGGTCTTCGCAGCTCTGAAAAGGCTCAGACTTCCCGCCTTCGTTGTGGAGATGAGCCTGCTAGTATACAGGGCAATTCAGGTGCTCATGGACGAGCTCGACAGGCTCGACAGGTCAGCCTCCTCAAGACTTGGTTATGCGAGCAAAAGGGCGTTTCTCAGAACATCATCTCTCCTCGCCTACTCGCTGTTCATGAAGTCCTTAGAGAGGTCTGAGAAGATGAACATGGCGATGGAGTCGAGGTGCTATTCTGGAGAGATGCCGGTGAGAAGCGAGGAGAGCTCGGGCTACGCTCTTTGCCTCGTAATCTCACTCGTTCTGATCGCACTTTGGCTGGAGGTGGGCGCTTGA
- a CDS encoding energy-coupling factor ABC transporter substrate-binding protein, translating into MAALLSAILVFTLVSIVAAEEEGGWAGADEKAEEAIGEIAPHYEPWFSPIWEPPSGEIESFLFSLQSAIGALIIGYFLGYYKGKKVQE; encoded by the coding sequence ATTGCTGCTCTGCTTTCGGCCATCCTCGTCTTCACGCTCGTCTCGATAGTTGCGGCAGAGGAGGAGGGCGGATGGGCCGGAGCTGACGAGAAGGCCGAAGAGGCGATTGGCGAGATCGCACCGCACTACGAACCATGGTTCTCGCCGATATGGGAGCCCCCGAGCGGTGAGATAGAGAGCTTCCTCTTCAGCCTCCAGTCGGCGATAGGTGCCCTGATCATAGGCTACTTCCTCGGCTACTACAAGGGGAAGAAGGTTCAGGAGTGA
- a CDS encoding NosD domain-containing protein translates to MAVIVLSAYFVVTSTSVFSLGDSEIVSCGVVDAPGYYYLSSNITNVTGTCIIISSDDVIIDGKGRWISGESGTGIYATGGKSNITVRNLTISGLNNGVVFVNVTGGAIERVNITGCNESGIHLSGDGILVTDSTVSSAERGIVFHANHSRAENNTLSNNTVGFVVAGSWNTVTENRITFNDIGLQIREGSGNTIADNLIANNKMYDVFIPFSSGPSVCDNTVENNTGSGGRIIGFFNTSIRMANLIFSELILCGVSGAYIENVTVAGSDGNNNGILILHSTGVSLDSVNSSHNYLGVSLASSSGVTVSGSTLIGNVIGAAMYASTHNTLTGNEIAENENGVYIHNSTQNILQGNVISSNDIGIHLESEGAAQSEDNTIFDNLLNNTENFLQSGEGQNSWNLSAIPGTNIVGGHFIGGNFWATPEGTGFSQECEDRDGDSICDSPYTLNDDNIDYLPLAPVTPAPAPTSPTVPPSTPNVQNTPTPQPLQTQTPPRTGPTFTHTTPTPTPSQDPTSVPEFPGFSLPVVLLMIALAIGLRER, encoded by the coding sequence GTGGCGGTTATCGTTTTGAGTGCATACTTCGTGGTAACGTCAACTTCAGTTTTCTCCTTGGGAGACAGTGAGATAGTCTCATGCGGTGTGGTGGATGCCCCGGGGTACTACTATCTGAGCAGCAACATCACCAACGTCACAGGCACGTGCATCATCATCTCCTCGGACGACGTGATAATTGACGGGAAGGGCAGGTGGATCAGCGGCGAAAGCGGAACAGGGATCTACGCGACAGGTGGGAAGTCCAACATCACAGTTAGGAATCTGACCATTTCTGGGCTAAACAACGGTGTTGTGTTTGTCAACGTGACAGGAGGGGCCATCGAGAGAGTGAACATAACAGGGTGCAACGAGTCCGGAATACACCTTTCAGGAGACGGTATCCTGGTGACTGACTCAACCGTGAGTTCGGCTGAAAGAGGGATTGTTTTCCACGCAAACCACAGCAGGGCAGAGAACAACACTCTCTCAAACAACACCGTCGGGTTCGTTGTGGCCGGAAGCTGGAACACGGTGACGGAAAACAGAATCACCTTCAACGACATAGGGCTTCAAATCCGAGAGGGTAGCGGGAACACGATAGCCGACAACCTGATAGCGAACAATAAAATGTACGACGTGTTTATCCCGTTCAGCTCGGGCCCATCAGTCTGCGATAACACAGTCGAGAACAACACGGGTTCAGGAGGAAGGATAATCGGCTTCTTCAACACCTCTATAAGAATGGCAAATCTCATCTTTTCCGAGCTCATCCTCTGCGGTGTTAGCGGTGCGTATATCGAGAACGTCACGGTTGCAGGCTCAGACGGGAACAACAACGGAATTTTGATCCTGCACTCCACCGGAGTGTCCCTCGACAGCGTAAACTCCTCCCACAACTACCTTGGCGTGTCCCTTGCCAGCTCTTCGGGAGTGACGGTCTCTGGAAGCACGCTGATAGGAAACGTCATCGGCGCAGCCATGTATGCCTCCACGCACAACACCCTCACGGGCAACGAGATTGCTGAAAATGAGAATGGAGTGTACATTCACAACTCCACCCAGAACATCCTTCAAGGCAACGTCATCTCATCCAACGACATCGGCATACACTTGGAATCAGAGGGGGCAGCGCAGAGTGAAGACAACACGATCTTCGACAACCTGCTGAACAACACGGAGAACTTCCTGCAGTCCGGAGAGGGTCAGAACTCATGGAACCTCTCTGCGATACCGGGCACAAACATAGTGGGCGGGCACTTCATAGGCGGGAATTTCTGGGCAACTCCCGAGGGCACGGGGTTCAGCCAGGAGTGCGAGGACAGGGATGGAGACAGCATATGCGACTCACCCTACACGCTCAACGACGACAACATTGACTACCTGCCGCTCGCACCGGTCACACCCGCTCCAGCCCCGACGTCCCCGACTGTGCCACCATCCACGCCAAACGTTCAGAATACACCAACTCCTCAGCCGCTTCAGACGCAGACGCCCCCGCGCACCGGCCCAACATTCACCCACACAACACCAACCCCCACACCCTCTCAGGACCCGACGTCCGTTCCAGAATTTCCGGGCTTTTCGCTGCCAGTGGTTCTCCTGATGATCGCACTGGCAATCGGCCTGAGAGAGCGGTAA
- a CDS encoding nucleotidyltransferase domain-containing protein — protein MVHEELIERLVDTLKEKYGDRLISVVLFGSVARGEARNDSDIDIIVVVDDLPRSRFERQKEFLEVEERLESIFERLLESGYLVDISPILRTPDEIIRLPPVLLDVVEDGIILYDRDDFFKGVLKRLKKRLKELGSKRVRMGKRWYWVLKPDYKFGEVIKIE, from the coding sequence ATGGTTCACGAAGAGCTCATTGAAAGACTTGTAGATACCCTCAAGGAAAAATACGGCGATAGACTTATCTCAGTCGTTTTGTTCGGCTCAGTTGCACGTGGAGAAGCAAGAAATGACAGTGATATAGACATAATTGTCGTGGTTGATGACCTTCCCAGAAGCAGATTTGAAAGACAGAAAGAATTTTTGGAGGTCGAAGAAAGGCTTGAAAGCATTTTTGAGAGATTGCTCGAAAGTGGATATCTTGTAGACATCTCTCCCATCCTCAGAACTCCCGACGAGATTATCAGACTACCCCCAGTGCTGCTCGACGTGGTTGAAGACGGGATAATTCTTTACGACAGAGATGATTTTTTCAAGGGAGTGCTTAAAAGATTGAAGAAGAGGCTTAAAGAACTCGGCTCTAAAAGAGTCAGAATGGGGAAACGATGGTACTGGGTACTGAAGCCTGATTACAAGTTCGGAGAGGTGATAAAAATTGAATAG
- a CDS encoding HD domain-containing protein yields the protein MKLIHDSVHGTIKLEGWMVELIDTPQFQRLRRIKQLGFADLVYPGAHHTRFEHSIGVMHVASKLTIDPHILAAALLHDIGHTPFSHSGEIILKKYMRREHEDVRDIIGKSEIGDILDRHGIDWRRVAEEVARPPVSSVIDVDRIDYLLRDAHYTGVAYGVVDFDRLVEKMHFDGSRVFVDAGGVRAVESFLISRYLMYSAVYHHHVCRIARKMFERAMEWMIEEGVVEPGDLARMDDYDVTWLMRSAEGLAGEIASRLSTRRLFKRAIYSPRGDVGVNVERVDSAKAAREIAEDAGVEDGHVIVDIPPLESSEYDVPVLVDGEFVSIAKLSPLVTALKNAQVANWRLGVYCPEEHVEKVRRAAVDYFDIKTSKQKKLSELFEF from the coding sequence GTGAAGCTCATTCACGATTCCGTTCACGGCACAATTAAGCTCGAGGGGTGGATGGTGGAGCTCATAGACACTCCCCAGTTCCAGAGGCTCAGGAGGATAAAGCAGCTGGGCTTCGCGGATCTCGTTTACCCCGGAGCGCACCACACGAGGTTCGAGCACAGCATAGGCGTCATGCACGTCGCGTCGAAGCTCACCATAGACCCCCACATTCTTGCTGCCGCGCTTCTGCATGACATAGGCCACACTCCCTTCAGCCACTCTGGTGAGATCATACTGAAGAAGTATATGAGGCGGGAGCATGAAGACGTGAGGGACATCATCGGGAAGTCTGAGATAGGGGACATCCTCGACAGGCACGGCATTGACTGGCGCAGGGTTGCTGAGGAGGTTGCAAGGCCGCCGGTCAGCAGCGTGATAGACGTGGACAGGATAGACTACCTGCTGAGGGATGCACACTACACAGGCGTGGCATACGGTGTTGTGGACTTCGACAGGCTCGTGGAGAAGATGCACTTCGATGGGAGCAGGGTTTTTGTGGATGCTGGTGGCGTCAGGGCGGTTGAGAGCTTCCTGATCTCCAGATACCTCATGTACTCTGCCGTTTACCACCACCACGTGTGCAGGATCGCGAGGAAGATGTTCGAGAGGGCGATGGAGTGGATGATCGAGGAGGGCGTGGTGGAGCCGGGAGACCTTGCAAGGATGGATGACTATGACGTCACGTGGCTGATGAGAAGCGCAGAGGGGCTGGCCGGGGAGATAGCCTCGAGACTCAGCACGAGGAGGCTGTTCAAGAGAGCAATCTATTCTCCCCGTGGAGATGTAGGCGTGAATGTGGAGAGGGTTGACTCGGCGAAAGCAGCGAGGGAGATTGCCGAGGACGCGGGAGTGGAGGATGGGCATGTTATAGTGGACATACCACCTCTGGAGAGCTCGGAGTACGACGTTCCTGTGCTCGTTGATGGGGAATTCGTGTCAATAGCCAAGCTCTCTCCCCTCGTCACCGCCCTAAAAAACGCGCAGGTTGCGAACTGGAGGCTGGGGGTTTACTGTCCTGAGGAGCATGTGGAGAAGGTTAGAAGGGCTGCTGTAGACTACTTCGACATAAAAACCTCGAAGCAGAAGAAGCTAAGCGAGCTTTTCGAGTTCTGA
- the aroE gene encoding shikimate dehydrogenase has product MTEVFGVIGHPIKHSLSPVMHNAAFRHLNYDGIYLAFEVRSGELESALNGARALGIRGLNITIPHKERAAEILTPDRAVEEIGACNTADLSEWRCYNTDVHGVLMALREAGIDINGIRVLVVGAGGAGKACIYALRDAGEVFVTNRTAERGREVARRFGVEFIEMEGLATQSFDLIVNATPIGMKGFPDTLPVPEEVVRRCSAVFDMVYNPPETRLVKVGRKYGCRIASGVDMLIYQGAKAFEIFTGLKAPVDVMKRAVVSELEKLA; this is encoded by the coding sequence ATGACGGAGGTTTTCGGGGTTATCGGCCACCCGATAAAGCACTCGCTCTCGCCGGTTATGCACAACGCTGCCTTCAGGCACCTGAACTACGACGGGATCTATCTGGCTTTCGAGGTGAGGAGCGGGGAGCTTGAATCAGCTTTGAACGGTGCGAGGGCACTCGGGATCAGGGGGCTGAACATAACGATACCCCACAAGGAGAGGGCTGCCGAGATCCTCACACCTGACAGGGCTGTGGAGGAGATAGGGGCATGCAACACCGCAGATTTGAGTGAGTGGAGGTGCTACAACACGGACGTCCACGGAGTCCTCATGGCCCTGAGAGAGGCAGGAATCGACATAAATGGAATCCGGGTTCTGGTCGTCGGTGCTGGGGGCGCGGGAAAGGCCTGCATTTACGCGCTGAGAGATGCAGGCGAGGTGTTCGTGACCAACAGGACTGCAGAGAGGGGCAGGGAGGTGGCGAGGAGGTTCGGAGTGGAATTCATAGAGATGGAGGGGTTAGCGACGCAGAGCTTCGACCTCATCGTTAACGCAACCCCAATAGGTATGAAGGGGTTCCCTGACACCCTTCCAGTTCCGGAAGAGGTTGTAAGAAGGTGCTCAGCCGTTTTTGACATGGTTTACAACCCCCCGGAGACGAGGCTCGTGAAAGTTGGCAGGAAGTACGGCTGCAGAATAGCAAGCGGAGTTGACATGCTGATCTATCAGGGGGCAAAGGCGTTTGAGATATTCACGGGCCTCAAAGCGCCCGTGGATGTGATGAAGAGAGCGGTGGTCTCAGAACTCGAAAAGCTCGCTTAG
- a CDS encoding NAD(+)/NADH kinase — protein sequence MRVGIVYKYDSLNVAREVADFLREAGVKAELHHIPTCSLEDCGIIVTVGGDGTILRTLQELKNPPPIFGINTGRMGILTHAEPGDYRKSLLKAVNGELEVEEFMRIEARYRDVELTALNEVAILSSAQARLIEYEVVVNGRVIDSMRADGAIFSTPVGSTAYSLSAGGPIIDPYTSAICFTPVSPFRVGWRPWVFSGDREVVFRLKPLRDAVAIADGNRAVEVEAGGEVVIRKSKHPARFFRVESRLKKIAEKMRKLR from the coding sequence ATGAGGGTCGGAATAGTCTACAAGTACGACTCCCTGAATGTTGCGAGGGAGGTCGCGGATTTTCTCAGGGAAGCGGGAGTTAAGGCAGAGCTCCACCACATCCCAACCTGCAGCCTCGAGGACTGCGGGATAATCGTCACGGTTGGTGGAGACGGGACGATCCTCAGAACACTCCAAGAGCTGAAGAACCCTCCTCCTATCTTTGGCATAAACACCGGGAGGATGGGGATCCTGACCCATGCTGAGCCGGGAGACTACAGGAAATCCCTGCTAAAAGCCGTCAACGGAGAGCTTGAGGTCGAGGAGTTTATGAGGATAGAGGCGAGGTACAGGGATGTGGAGCTCACTGCCCTGAACGAGGTTGCGATCCTGTCCTCTGCTCAGGCGAGGCTGATAGAGTACGAGGTTGTGGTGAATGGGAGAGTGATTGACTCCATGCGGGCTGATGGGGCGATATTCTCCACCCCTGTTGGCTCGACCGCCTACTCCCTCTCTGCAGGCGGCCCGATAATCGACCCCTACACCTCCGCCATATGCTTCACACCCGTCTCGCCCTTCAGGGTTGGCTGGAGGCCATGGGTGTTCTCGGGGGATAGAGAGGTGGTATTCAGGCTGAAGCCGCTGAGGGATGCAGTCGCGATTGCCGACGGGAACAGAGCAGTAGAGGTGGAGGCAGGGGGCGAGGTGGTGATAAGGAAGTCAAAGCACCCGGCAAGGTTCTTCCGTGTGGAGTCGAGGCTCAAGAAGATTGCGGAGAAGATGAGGAAGCTGAGATGA
- a CDS encoding inositol monophosphatase family protein → MNPEKALEISRRVAEEVEKAISGIAGTREAGEVVGMGKDGTPTKRIDKLAEQAALRVLGEYNVTVVSEEVGVTGEGDVYVALDPIDGTFNAEKGVPIYSVTLLFSKSRKLGDAFFGYVKNLATGEEYYSDGVKSYRNGKEIRASSTESLRCNAIVYYPNRDLPFRRVRIFGASSLEICYVADGRFDCFIDLRKGENGRGFLRVYDISASLFIAKNAGARVSSLDGDDIWEKEIAMDERFRIVVSGEKIHDRLIEMLL, encoded by the coding sequence ATGAACCCCGAAAAGGCCCTCGAGATTTCGAGGAGAGTTGCTGAGGAAGTTGAAAAGGCAATATCCGGCATAGCCGGCACGAGAGAGGCCGGAGAAGTCGTCGGAATGGGGAAGGACGGTACTCCAACTAAGAGAATAGACAAGCTCGCAGAGCAGGCGGCGCTTAGAGTTCTTGGAGAGTACAACGTCACCGTGGTGAGCGAGGAGGTGGGGGTGACAGGAGAAGGGGACGTGTATGTCGCCCTCGATCCGATAGACGGAACTTTCAACGCCGAGAAGGGTGTTCCGATCTACTCTGTCACGCTCCTCTTCTCTAAATCGAGGAAGCTTGGAGACGCGTTTTTTGGATATGTGAAAAACCTCGCAACAGGGGAGGAGTACTACTCGGATGGAGTTAAATCATACAGAAACGGGAAGGAGATCAGGGCGAGCAGCACCGAAAGCCTGCGCTGCAACGCCATAGTCTACTACCCGAACAGAGATCTTCCCTTCCGGAGGGTCAGGATCTTTGGCGCCTCGAGCCTCGAGATATGCTACGTAGCCGACGGAAGGTTCGACTGCTTCATCGACCTGAGGAAGGGGGAGAACGGACGGGGATTCCTGAGGGTCTACGACATCTCCGCGTCCCTCTTCATAGCGAAGAACGCCGGTGCGAGAGTGTCCAGCCTTGACGGAGACGACATCTGGGAGAAGGAAATAGCGATGGACGAGAGGTTCAGGATCGTGGTTTCGGGAGAGAAGATACACGACAGGCTCATAGAGATGCTGCTATGA
- a CDS encoding thiamine pyrophosphate-dependent enzyme produces MSLFGPGHGACPGCGFPIAVRGALEALDGKVIAVNSTGCLEIVSSMYGRNTWGVPYIHSLFENAGAVAAGIETALRALKRDKEAHVVVFAGDGATFDIGIGTLSGMMDRNHNVIYICYDNEAYQNTGNQQSMATPTGAATTTTPAGKVIPGKMGRKKDMISIAVAHGIPYVASASIAFPKDFQRKVKRAAEFEGAKYIQVHAPCVTGWGIDGKLTVEVARLAVETGLYPLVEYENGKLVRVRKIKDRKPVEEYLKLQRRFRHLFKHPKGKEIIEELQRVADENARRYGLDA; encoded by the coding sequence ATGAGCCTGTTCGGTCCGGGACACGGAGCATGCCCCGGATGTGGCTTCCCCATAGCCGTCAGGGGGGCACTCGAGGCTTTAGACGGGAAGGTCATAGCCGTCAACTCCACCGGCTGTCTCGAGATCGTCAGCTCGATGTACGGCAGGAACACGTGGGGCGTGCCCTACATCCATTCCCTGTTCGAGAACGCCGGAGCTGTGGCTGCGGGAATTGAAACCGCTCTGAGGGCGCTCAAGAGGGACAAGGAGGCTCATGTGGTCGTTTTCGCTGGAGATGGTGCGACGTTCGACATAGGAATAGGCACGCTCTCGGGGATGATGGACAGGAACCACAACGTCATCTACATCTGCTACGACAACGAAGCTTACCAGAACACAGGCAACCAACAGAGCATGGCGACCCCAACGGGTGCGGCAACAACAACCACTCCCGCAGGAAAGGTCATACCGGGCAAGATGGGGAGAAAGAAGGACATGATAAGCATAGCCGTTGCCCACGGCATACCATACGTTGCCTCGGCAAGCATTGCATTCCCGAAGGACTTCCAGAGGAAGGTCAAGAGGGCTGCTGAGTTTGAGGGGGCGAAGTACATTCAGGTTCACGCTCCCTGTGTTACCGGGTGGGGCATAGACGGAAAGCTGACGGTCGAGGTCGCAAGACTTGCGGTAGAGACTGGCCTCTACCCGCTCGTCGAGTACGAGAACGGCAAGCTCGTTAGAGTTAGGAAGATAAAGGACAGAAAGCCGGTTGAGGAGTACCTGAAGCTCCAGAGGAGGTTCAGGCACCTCTTCAAGCATCCGAAGGGCAAGGAGATCATTGAAGAGCTTCAGAGGGTTGCGGACGAGAACGCCAGGAGATACGGGCTCGACGCCTGA
- a CDS encoding transketolase C-terminal domain-containing protein, which produces MRKVVRGFYAIAEAVRLSRPNVIAAYPITPQTEIVENLAEMYANGELGDTEYVTAESEFGAASMVLGASAAGARAFTATSSQGLLLMTEVLYNAAGMRLPIVLVVANRSVSAPLSIWNDIQDSISIRDAGIIQLYVESNQEAHDMIPLAFKVAENRDVLLPFMVCVDGFKLTHAYEPVDLLDQETVDKFLPPYEPVVKLDIEKPAALGCYAPPPYYMEFRVAMEMAMERAREVMLKEFEEWYRLTGRDWGGYVVAENCEDAEVVVVAMGSIVALIREVVKQMRKEGKKVGMLKIRTYRPFPHEEVRKALKNAQKVVVIDRALSIGAEPPLAADVKSALFGLSPEFHSVVMGLGGRDIPREQIEKLINDVLEGKAKPGKRFEGLYEFEEVIP; this is translated from the coding sequence ATGAGGAAGGTTGTTAGGGGTTTTTACGCGATTGCTGAGGCCGTTAGGCTGTCAAGACCCAACGTCATAGCCGCTTACCCCATCACTCCCCAGACAGAGATAGTGGAGAATTTGGCCGAGATGTACGCCAACGGAGAGCTCGGCGACACGGAGTACGTGACGGCCGAGTCTGAGTTCGGTGCCGCGTCCATGGTTCTCGGAGCGTCTGCGGCAGGAGCGAGAGCCTTCACGGCCACAAGCTCTCAGGGACTGCTCCTTATGACCGAGGTGCTGTACAACGCGGCCGGGATGAGGCTCCCGATAGTTCTGGTGGTCGCAAACAGATCCGTTTCGGCACCACTCAGCATCTGGAACGACATTCAGGACAGCATCTCGATCAGAGATGCAGGAATAATACAGCTTTATGTAGAGAGCAATCAGGAGGCACACGACATGATCCCGCTCGCATTCAAGGTGGCCGAGAACAGAGACGTGCTCCTGCCATTCATGGTATGCGTTGACGGGTTCAAGCTCACCCACGCCTACGAGCCGGTAGACCTGCTCGATCAGGAGACTGTAGACAAGTTCCTCCCACCATACGAGCCCGTGGTGAAGCTGGACATTGAGAAGCCCGCCGCCCTCGGATGCTACGCGCCACCGCCCTACTACATGGAGTTCAGGGTGGCTATGGAGATGGCAATGGAGAGGGCGAGAGAGGTGATGCTGAAGGAGTTCGAGGAGTGGTACAGGCTAACGGGCAGAGACTGGGGCGGGTATGTTGTGGCAGAGAACTGTGAGGACGCTGAGGTCGTGGTTGTTGCGATGGGATCGATAGTCGCGCTGATAAGAGAGGTAGTGAAGCAGATGAGAAAGGAGGGTAAGAAGGTCGGGATGCTGAAGATCAGGACGTACAGGCCGTTCCCGCACGAGGAGGTTAGGAAGGCGCTGAAGAACGCCCAGAAGGTTGTGGTGATTGACAGAGCACTTTCCATAGGCGCTGAGCCACCCCTTGCCGCTGACGTCAAGTCTGCCCTGTTCGGCCTCTCTCCGGAGTTCCACTCGGTCGTGATGGGGCTCGGAGGAAGGGACATCCCGAGGGAGCAGATAGAGAAGCTGATAAACGACGTGCTCGAAGGGAAGGCAAAGCCCGGAAAGAGGTTTGAGGGACTTTACGAGTTCGAAGAGGTGATACCATGA
- a CDS encoding 4Fe-4S dicluster-binding protein: MSKMKLYIGASNPAKTSQMKTGDWGTEWAYVDEEKCIACGQCVTFCPEPAVELVEKGGKKVAVVDHDYCKGCWVCYTVCPVEAIRMETKDIYKL, from the coding sequence ATGAGCAAGATGAAGCTGTACATAGGGGCGAGCAATCCGGCCAAGACCTCGCAGATGAAGACCGGAGACTGGGGGACTGAGTGGGCGTACGTTGACGAGGAGAAGTGCATAGCCTGCGGACAGTGCGTAACGTTCTGCCCCGAGCCGGCTGTTGAGCTGGTCGAGAAGGGTGGAAAGAAGGTGGCGGTTGTAGATCACGATTACTGCAAGGGCTGCTGGGTCTGCTACACCGTCTGCCCTGTTGAGGCGATAAGAATGGAGACCAAGGACATTTACAAGTTGTGA
- a CDS encoding pyruvate ferredoxin oxidoreductase subunit gamma, with the protein MGILIEVRFHGRGGQGAVTAADLLAVAGFKDGYYTLSFPMFGAEKRGTPVVSFLRVSDEPIVIRDEVKNPDYVVVMDPSLIDVVDVLAGIKENGMLIVNYPKGADELREKLNTDVKVYTINATKMATEILGRPITNTAMVGALVGATEIIRIESVEEAIMEFFENKEIAEKNVQLVRKAYEYMKEVCG; encoded by the coding sequence ATGGGTATTCTAATTGAGGTTAGGTTTCACGGTAGAGGTGGTCAGGGAGCCGTGACTGCAGCAGACCTTCTCGCAGTTGCCGGGTTCAAGGACGGATACTACACCCTCTCATTCCCCATGTTCGGTGCTGAGAAGAGAGGGACTCCGGTTGTATCTTTTCTGAGGGTGTCCGACGAGCCGATAGTGATTAGGGACGAGGTCAAGAATCCCGACTACGTGGTCGTTATGGATCCCTCGCTCATAGACGTTGTGGATGTCCTCGCGGGGATAAAGGAGAACGGCATGCTGATAGTCAACTACCCGAAGGGCGCGGATGAGCTGAGGGAGAAGCTGAACACGGACGTGAAGGTTTACACCATAAACGCCACGAAGATGGCGACAGAGATCCTCGGAAGGCCGATAACCAACACCGCAATGGTCGGAGCTCTGGTAGGGGCGACGGAGATCATCAGGATAGAGAGCGTTGAGGAGGCAATTATGGAGTTTTTCGAGAACAAGGAGATCGCCGAGAAGAACGTGCAGCTTGTTAGGAAGGCTTACGAGTACATGAAGGAGGTATGCGGATGA